One region of Triticum aestivum cultivar Chinese Spring chromosome 6B, IWGSC CS RefSeq v2.1, whole genome shotgun sequence genomic DNA includes:
- the LOC123133181 gene encoding uncharacterized protein encodes MASSKPLAVLLLVVVALCATAMTAAGQGSCNGHKVTVRNLCSHDLTLGIEARSNSKALFPNGYLLPSGKHESFDVCAWTGSVSAQGAAVAEFHMDHEGGAYYEVSTDQASMPVRVSVTPHGSPLQGHCPTAGCDTGNHCFEHSVAGGNCHGVTEIKIVYYNP; translated from the coding sequence ATGGCGTCCTCCAAGCCCCTGGCAGTCCTGCTGCTCGTGGTCGTGGCTCTGTGCGCGACGGCCATGACCGCCGCCGGACAAGGCTCCTGCAACGGCCACAAGGTGACGGTGCGGAACCTGTGCAGCCACGACCTGACCCTGGGCATCGAGGCGCGCTCCAACAGCAAGGCGCTCTTCCCCAACGGGTATCTGCTCCCCAGCGGGAAGCATGAGTCGTTCGACGTGTGCGCGTGGACGGGGAGCGTGTCGGCGCAGGGCGCCGCCGTGGCCGAGTTCCACATGGACCACGAGGGCGGGGCGTACTACGAGGTGAGCACCGACCAGGCGAGCATGCCCGTCCGCGTTTCCGTCACCCCGCACGGCAGCCCGCTGCAGGGCCACTGCCCCACCGCCGGGTGCGACACCGGCAACCACTGCTTCGAGCACTCCGTCGCCGGCGGCAACTGCCACGGCGTCACCGAGATCAAGATCGTCTACTACAACCCATAG